In Aedes albopictus strain Foshan chromosome 3, AalbF5, whole genome shotgun sequence, the following are encoded in one genomic region:
- the LOC109399102 gene encoding small ribosomal subunit protein eS7, whose product MVFGSKVIKAGGAEPDAFEGQIGQAILELEMNSDLKPQLRDLYITRAREIEFNSKKAIVIYVPVPKQKAFQKVQTRLVRELEKKFSGKHVVFIGERRILPKPQRGRRDPNKQKRPRSRTLTAVYDAILEDLVFPAEVVGKRMRVKLDGSQLIKVHLDKNQQTTIEHKVDTFTSVYKKLTGRDVTFEFPEPYL is encoded by the exons ATGGTTTTCGGATCAAAGGTGATCAAGGCCGGTGGCGCCGAGCCTGATGCGTTCGAGGGTCAAATCGGCCAGGCTATCCTGGAGCTGGAGATGAACTCGGACCTGAAGCCACAGCTGCGTGATCTGTACATCACCCGCGCTCGTGAGATCGAGTTCAACAGCAAGAAG GCTATCGTGATCTACGTCCCGGTGCCCAAGCAGAAGGCCTTCCAGAAGGTCCAAACCCGGCTGGTCCGTGAGTTGGAGAAGAAGTTCTCCGGCAAGCACGTCGTGTTCATTGGTGAGCGTCGGATCCTGCCCAAGCCCCAGCGCGGCCGTCGTGACCCCAACAAGCAGAAGCGTCCACGATCCCGCACTCTGACCGCTGTGTACGATGCCATCCTTGAGGATCTGGTCTTCCCGGCCGAAGTTGTCGGAAAGCGTATGCGCGTCAAGCTGGATGGATCGCAGCTGATCAAGGTGCACCTGGACAAGAACCAGCAGACCACCATTGAACACAAG GTCGACACCTTCACGTCGGTGTACAAGAAGCTGACCGGACGTGACGTTACGTTCGAATTCCCGGAGCCCTACCTATAA